From the Paenibacillus segetis genome, one window contains:
- a CDS encoding SPL family radical SAM protein, whose translation MVHEVEARTLLSKQKQPENWFGVDYNLNVYRGCVHGCIYCDSRSECYGIEVFEDITVKKNAVELLNKELRGKRHKGMIGTGSMSDPYMPIERSLRLTRGVLETILAHGFAVHTVTKSDLVVRDADVLEAISRKTHATVAVSLSTSDEKQAAWIEPHAPSPSARMQAMGTLARQGIYTGVLMMPVLPFLTDNRANIVNIVEKAHANGAQFIIPWLGMSLRDRQRDYYYEHLAKSTPGLVKQYQRTYGNRYNCMSPRAAALWDVLRELCDKYGMTCEMKDVKRYVPPEAPEQLQLF comes from the coding sequence ATTGCTATCTAAGCAGAAGCAACCGGAGAATTGGTTCGGAGTGGACTACAATTTAAATGTGTATAGAGGTTGTGTACATGGCTGCATTTATTGTGATTCCCGAAGTGAATGCTACGGAATTGAAGTATTTGAAGATATTACGGTGAAAAAGAATGCTGTGGAGCTATTGAACAAAGAGCTACGTGGCAAGCGACACAAGGGTATGATTGGTACGGGATCAATGAGTGATCCCTATATGCCAATCGAACGTTCTTTGCGGTTGACACGGGGGGTTCTAGAGACCATATTAGCTCACGGGTTTGCTGTCCATACGGTCACGAAAAGTGACCTGGTAGTGCGGGATGCCGATGTGCTAGAAGCCATTAGCCGTAAGACTCATGCCACTGTCGCGGTATCCCTTAGTACAAGTGATGAGAAGCAAGCAGCTTGGATTGAGCCTCATGCACCTTCTCCTAGTGCCCGTATGCAGGCAATGGGCACCCTAGCTAGACAGGGTATATACACGGGAGTGCTAATGATGCCTGTGTTGCCCTTCTTGACTGATAACCGTGCCAATATAGTAAACATAGTGGAGAAAGCGCATGCTAATGGGGCCCAGTTTATCATTCCGTGGTTAGGGATGTCATTACGGGATCGTCAGCGGGATTATTATTACGAGCATTTAGCTAAGAGCACACCAGGATTGGTTAAGCAATATCAAAGAACCTATGGGAATCGCTATAATTGCATGTCTCCGCGTGCTGCAGCACTGTGGGATGTTCTCCGTGAACTTTGTGATAAATACGGTATGACATGTGAGATGAAGGATGTTAAACGCTATGTCCCTCCCGAAGCACCGGAACAACTTCAGTTATTTTAG
- a CDS encoding small acid-soluble spore protein P: protein MTKPKGYTTPGTQPANHERNEERGHSGPEPLSGSKKVKNRNHVSHNNPQGS from the coding sequence ATGACTAAGCCTAAAGGTTACACGACACCAGGAACACAGCCTGCTAACCACGAGAGGAACGAAGAACGTGGACATAGTGGACCAGAGCCATTATCCGGATCTAAAAAGGTGAAGAACCGGAACCATGTCAGCCACAATAATCCTCAGGGAAGTTAA
- a CDS encoding YitT family protein, translating to MLRTLFIALGAIIVSVALELFLVPNQITDGGITGISVMSSHLTEWALGIFLFLFNLPFLIIGYKQIGKTFAMSTLLGITVMSIGTALLHPVAPFVDDTLLAFVFGGILLGLGTGLVIRFGGSLDGTEIVAILISRRTAFSVGEIIMFFNFFILLCAGFVFTWESALFSLLAYYIAFKTIDIVVDGLNESKSVWIISDQIDEIGDAIQSRLGRGVTYLSGEGGFSGDPKKVIFCVITRLEEAKLKEIVNHYDDSAFMAVGNIHDVKGGRFKKKAIH from the coding sequence ATGCTCCGAACCCTTTTTATCGCGCTTGGAGCTATCATTGTCTCGGTAGCGTTGGAATTATTTCTAGTACCAAATCAAATTACGGATGGCGGAATTACTGGTATATCGGTCATGTCTTCCCATTTAACCGAATGGGCACTTGGTATATTCTTGTTCTTGTTTAACTTACCTTTCCTCATCATAGGTTATAAACAAATTGGTAAGACGTTCGCCATGTCTACTTTGCTAGGGATTACAGTTATGTCAATTGGTACAGCGTTGTTACATCCGGTCGCACCTTTTGTTGATGATACCCTACTGGCATTTGTATTTGGCGGTATTTTACTCGGATTGGGCACAGGCTTGGTTATCAGGTTTGGTGGATCATTGGACGGTACTGAAATTGTAGCCATATTGATTTCTCGGAGAACAGCATTCTCTGTTGGCGAAATTATTATGTTTTTTAACTTCTTTATTTTGCTCTGTGCAGGTTTTGTATTTACATGGGAAAGTGCGCTGTTCTCATTATTAGCTTATTATATAGCGTTTAAGACAATAGATATCGTAGTAGATGGTTTGAATGAATCGAAATCGGTGTGGATTATCAGCGATCAGATTGATGAAATCGGAGATGCCATTCAGAGTCGATTGGGCCGGGGTGTAACTTATTTGTCCGGTGAAGGTGGATTTTCGGGTGATCCGAAAAAAGTTATATTTTGCGTTATTACTCGGTTAGAGGAAGCTAAACTTAAGGAAATTGTAAATCATTACGATGATAGTGCTTTTATGGCAGTAGGAAATATCCATGATGTGAAAGGCGGGCGCTTTAAGAAGAAAGCTATCCATTAG
- the tadA gene encoding tRNA adenosine(34) deaminase TadA yields the protein MSLPLIPEPPLSTHSHEYWMQEAIAEARKAESIGEVPIGAIIVLGDEIVGRGHNLRESNLDGTAHAEMIAIREASETIGAWRLLNCRLYVTLEPCPMCAGAIVQCRVPHVIYGTPDPKAGCAGTLMNLLQEPRFNHRTEVTSGILQEECATMLTTFFRRLRNNK from the coding sequence ATGTCATTACCATTAATCCCGGAGCCTCCTCTCTCAACTCATTCGCATGAATATTGGATGCAAGAAGCGATTGCAGAGGCAAGAAAGGCAGAATCCATCGGCGAAGTACCCATTGGCGCTATTATCGTTCTAGGCGACGAAATTGTTGGTAGAGGACATAATTTAAGAGAAAGCAATCTCGATGGAACCGCTCATGCAGAAATGATAGCGATACGTGAAGCAAGTGAAACGATCGGAGCTTGGCGACTCTTAAATTGCCGTCTCTACGTTACTTTAGAGCCCTGTCCGATGTGCGCTGGAGCAATCGTGCAATGTCGTGTTCCCCATGTCATCTACGGCACACCCGATCCCAAAGCAGGGTGCGCTGGTACACTGATGAACTTACTTCAGGAGCCTCGGTTTAACCACCGGACCGAAGTAACCTCCGGTATTCTTCAAGAAGAGTGCGCAACAATGCTCACTACGTTTTTTAGACGGCTACGTAATAACAAATAA
- a CDS encoding ATP-binding protein — translation MSIKTKLSLIMSLFALVILSLNVVMGYLITRDNLTRNNELNMMLAGKQIALAVEQSRSVYEYIKDQYKEGTNDNIIESTLSLTSPDRITQESIRVNRNIFEITGLTLRNPNELSIQFGTYIYKNDSTDLKSVKEALKTRKSMMKDTKINGKHVLESYIPIMPHNSESYVIRIISSYEPISSALSRVLFNKISTSLVFIQIIIIISSILAGKLTRPIHVILKKVNQLASGSFETRLEVNSRDELGLLSHRINAMANSMSYTTSELRQKNEENQSMKEHLESIINQTADAIHLTDLDGNVIRVNSAFEYLYGWTSEEIVGSRLDFIPSSAGEYRREWRKELELGRPFILSKAVRICKDGSKIDVSISESPIFDEDGKITAVISISRDMTEHNKMEELLRRSEKLTMVGQLAAGVAHEIRNPLTTLRGFLQMQQRAKIINQSHTDIMLSELDRINLIVSEFLILAKPQAVNFQIRDVRFTLGDVISLLDSEAHLHNIEFRAHFSQDPVLVHCEENQLKQVFINVLKNAMEAMPVGGKITIKLDGEDQQHAVITVTDEGEGISKERLQKIGEPFYTNKEKGTGLGLMVTQRIIEAHMGTLAIDSEVGQGTVVTITLPRIEAIEASDGESRIMT, via the coding sequence TTGTCCATTAAAACAAAGCTATCTCTCATTATGTCATTATTTGCTTTAGTGATTCTGAGTTTGAATGTTGTTATGGGTTACTTAATAACCCGGGACAACTTAACTAGAAATAACGAACTCAATATGATGTTAGCGGGCAAACAGATTGCTCTTGCTGTTGAACAAAGCCGTTCAGTCTATGAATATATTAAGGATCAATATAAAGAGGGCACTAATGATAACATAATAGAGAGTACATTATCATTGACCAGTCCTGATCGAATTACGCAGGAATCGATTCGGGTGAATCGGAACATTTTCGAAATTACCGGGTTAACCCTTAGGAACCCAAATGAACTGAGTATCCAGTTCGGTACATACATTTATAAGAATGATTCTACGGATCTTAAGTCTGTTAAAGAGGCGTTAAAGACTAGGAAAAGCATGATGAAGGACACTAAGATTAACGGCAAACATGTGCTTGAGAGCTATATTCCAATCATGCCGCATAATAGTGAATCTTATGTCATTCGGATAATCTCAAGTTATGAGCCCATATCTTCAGCGCTGTCTAGAGTGTTATTCAATAAAATATCTACTTCGCTTGTATTCATACAGATTATTATTATTATAAGCTCTATATTAGCAGGTAAACTGACAAGACCGATTCACGTTATTCTGAAGAAGGTCAATCAGTTAGCTTCCGGGAGTTTTGAGACGAGATTAGAGGTTAATAGCAGAGATGAACTTGGATTATTGTCCCATCGGATTAATGCGATGGCGAATAGTATGAGCTATACGACCTCAGAGCTCCGGCAGAAGAACGAAGAGAACCAGTCGATGAAGGAACATTTAGAATCCATTATCAACCAGACGGCGGACGCAATCCATTTAACCGATCTGGACGGAAACGTTATTCGCGTGAATTCAGCATTTGAATATCTCTATGGGTGGACGAGTGAAGAGATCGTTGGCTCTAGGTTAGATTTTATCCCTAGTTCTGCTGGGGAATATCGAAGAGAGTGGCGTAAGGAGTTAGAGCTTGGGAGACCTTTTATACTGTCAAAGGCTGTGCGGATTTGCAAAGACGGTAGTAAGATAGACGTGAGTATCAGCGAATCGCCGATATTTGATGAAGATGGGAAGATTACTGCAGTTATAAGTATCTCGCGCGATATGACAGAGCACAATAAAATGGAGGAGTTGCTTCGTCGGTCTGAGAAGTTGACCATGGTTGGACAACTGGCTGCAGGTGTGGCGCATGAGATCCGCAATCCACTTACGACACTGCGAGGTTTTCTGCAGATGCAGCAACGTGCTAAGATAATAAACCAGAGTCATACGGATATTATGCTCTCCGAACTAGACCGAATTAATTTAATTGTGAGTGAGTTTCTGATTCTTGCGAAACCTCAGGCCGTAAATTTCCAAATCAGAGATGTTCGTTTCACTTTGGGTGACGTCATCTCTTTATTAGATAGTGAGGCGCATTTACACAATATCGAATTTAGGGCCCATTTCTCACAGGATCCTGTTCTGGTACACTGTGAAGAGAATCAGCTGAAGCAGGTATTTATTAATGTGTTAAAGAATGCAATGGAAGCCATGCCGGTAGGTGGGAAGATTACTATCAAGTTGGATGGTGAGGATCAACAGCACGCGGTAATCACCGTGACAGACGAGGGAGAGGGTATTTCCAAGGAACGATTGCAGAAGATCGGAGAACCCTTCTACACGAATAAGGAGAAGGGTACGGGGCTTGGACTCATGGTCACTCAACGTATAATTGAAGCTCACATGGGTACGCTGGCGATTGATAGTGAAGTAGGCCAAGGCACGGTAGTGACCATTACGTTGCCGAGGATTGAAGCAATAGAAGCAAGTGATGGGGAATCTAGGATAATGACATAA
- the rluF gene encoding 23S rRNA pseudouridine(2604) synthase RluF, translated as MRINKFISETGFCSRREADKLVESGQVTINGVRAVLGSQAEDGDDVRVNGRPLAEKLSRHVYIALNKPVGITSTTERHIRGNIVDFVGHEERIFPIGRLDKDSEGLILLTSDGDIVNKILRAEGRHEKEYIVTVDKPLTPSFLKAMSEGVRILGEMTRPCQMTRISERVFRIILTEGKNRQIRRMCSALGYEVRKLQRIRIMNIHLGNQAIGSWRELTAQEKRELGQALDYKLS; from the coding sequence ATGAGAATTAATAAATTTATTAGTGAGACTGGATTTTGTTCTAGACGAGAAGCGGACAAGTTAGTGGAATCCGGTCAAGTTACGATAAACGGTGTGAGAGCCGTTCTAGGTAGCCAAGCAGAGGACGGGGACGATGTCCGAGTAAATGGTAGACCTCTTGCCGAGAAGCTGTCCAGACACGTCTATATTGCTCTGAATAAGCCGGTTGGGATTACAAGTACGACCGAGCGCCATATTCGAGGTAATATTGTGGACTTTGTAGGTCATGAGGAACGGATATTTCCGATTGGTCGTCTAGATAAAGATTCCGAGGGTTTGATTCTATTAACCAGTGACGGTGATATTGTTAACAAAATATTACGGGCTGAGGGACGACATGAGAAAGAATATATTGTTACGGTCGATAAACCATTGACGCCTTCTTTCCTTAAAGCGATGAGCGAGGGAGTGAGAATCTTAGGGGAGATGACCCGACCTTGCCAAATGACTCGCATTAGCGAACGCGTTTTTCGAATTATCCTGACGGAAGGTAAGAATAGGCAAATCCGCCGCATGTGTAGCGCATTAGGTTATGAGGTACGCAAATTGCAACGGATTCGGATCATGAACATTCACCTTGGAAATCAGGCAATCGGATCGTGGAGGGAATTAACGGCGCAAGAGAAGCGTGAATTAGGACAGGCTTTAGATTATAAACTATCTTGA
- the motB gene encoding flagellar motor protein MotB translates to MSKKSKRHQDHEEHADESWLLPYSDLMTLLLAMFIVLFGMSSVDSQKFQEMSEAFNSVLTGGKGVLDHNSMINQNENSGITEDVTKALNKKMSDLKRQEEENLEALKKRLDKYIDQNGLTDQLDTKLNQSQLMITISDIALFPSGEAEVKPEARVLAKAIAKMLEEFPDYEVFVSGHTDNIPISTNQFRDNWDLSSVRALNFMKILLLDDKLDPKLFIATGNGEYRPVASNDTSAGRAQNRRVEVSIIRKYQDSVEVKSVQ, encoded by the coding sequence GTGAGCAAAAAGTCTAAACGGCATCAAGATCACGAAGAACATGCCGACGAAAGCTGGTTACTTCCTTATTCCGACCTTATGACACTCCTATTAGCTATGTTTATTGTATTATTTGGTATGAGTAGTGTAGACAGCCAGAAGTTTCAGGAGATGAGCGAAGCCTTTAATAGTGTGCTTACAGGTGGTAAGGGCGTCCTTGATCATAATTCCATGATTAACCAAAATGAAAATTCCGGAATTACAGAGGATGTTACCAAAGCACTGAATAAGAAAATGAGTGATTTAAAACGCCAAGAGGAAGAAAACCTGGAAGCCCTCAAGAAACGGCTTGACAAATACATCGACCAAAACGGATTAACTGATCAACTCGATACGAAGCTGAATCAATCGCAGTTGATGATCACCATCAGTGACATTGCTCTCTTCCCTTCAGGCGAAGCGGAAGTTAAACCCGAAGCACGGGTATTAGCTAAGGCTATCGCGAAAATGTTAGAGGAATTCCCTGATTATGAAGTATTCGTCTCCGGGCATACTGATAATATTCCGATCTCAACAAATCAATTTCGGGACAACTGGGATTTGAGCTCGGTCCGGGCTTTAAATTTCATGAAGATTCTGCTGCTTGACGATAAACTTGATCCCAAATTGTTCATCGCTACGGGCAATGGCGAATATCGTCCTGTGGCCTCCAATGACACTAGTGCAGGACGCGCCCAAAACCGCCGGGTTGAAGTGTCCATTATTCGGAAATATCAGGATTCTGTCGAAGTGAAATCAGTCCAATAG
- the motA gene encoding flagellar motor stator protein MotA gives MEISTIIGLVLGVVALIVGMFLKGAPVNSLIENPAAFVIIFGGTAATLFVAFPMSELKKFPKLIKLTMTKPKMISKGELIKLFMEWATITRREGLLALESKVDEIDDDFLRGGMRMIIDGNDQDFVQDVLTEDIAATEERHKAGAMIFSQAGMYAPTLGVLGAVIGLIAALSDMSNVDILSHAISGAFIATVFGIFTGYVMWHPIATKLKRMSKREMEIRLMMVEGLLSIQSGVSTIAIQQKLAVFLTPAERAQILEKGAGEGEQKV, from the coding sequence ATGGAAATTTCAACGATTATTGGACTTGTACTCGGAGTGGTGGCCCTTATTGTAGGGATGTTTCTGAAAGGCGCACCTGTTAACAGCTTAATAGAAAACCCGGCAGCCTTTGTCATTATATTTGGTGGGACAGCCGCAACGCTCTTTGTTGCCTTTCCAATGTCGGAGCTTAAAAAGTTCCCAAAATTAATTAAATTGACAATGACAAAACCTAAAATGATCAGCAAGGGTGAGTTGATCAAGCTGTTCATGGAATGGGCTACGATTACCAGACGTGAGGGCCTACTTGCTTTGGAAAGCAAAGTTGACGAAATTGACGATGATTTCCTTCGCGGTGGCATGCGTATGATTATTGACGGCAACGATCAAGACTTTGTTCAGGATGTCCTAACCGAGGATATCGCCGCAACCGAAGAGCGGCATAAAGCTGGGGCCATGATCTTCTCACAAGCAGGGATGTATGCACCAACACTAGGGGTACTTGGAGCCGTAATCGGTTTGATCGCCGCCTTGTCAGATATGAGTAATGTCGATATACTTTCTCATGCTATCTCCGGGGCCTTTATCGCCACCGTGTTTGGTATTTTCACCGGTTATGTTATGTGGCACCCTATCGCAACAAAATTAAAACGGATGTCCAAGAGAGAAATGGAAATTCGATTGATGATGGTAGAAGGACTACTATCCATTCAATCTGGTGTTTCAACGATTGCTATTCAACAGAAGCTTGCTGTATTTTTAACCCCTGCCGAACGTGCGCAAATTTTAGAAAAGGGGGCGGGTGAAGGTGAGCAAAAAGTCTAA
- a CDS encoding 4a-hydroxytetrahydrobiopterin dehydratase yields the protein MPFTPQEVEAHLEKLEGWELEEGRWIVRKYSFSNFMKGIAFVDEVAAISEAFNHHPFITIDHKTVTLRLTSWEAGGITAVDIKEAYQYNEAFAKYSG from the coding sequence ATGCCGTTTACACCGCAAGAAGTAGAAGCGCATTTGGAGAAGCTGGAAGGGTGGGAGTTGGAAGAAGGGCGATGGATTGTACGTAAATATTCGTTCTCCAACTTTATGAAAGGTATTGCATTCGTTGACGAGGTGGCTGCAATCTCGGAGGCGTTTAATCATCATCCTTTTATAACCATAGACCATAAGACAGTGACACTTCGCTTGACATCATGGGAAGCTGGCGGGATTACGGCCGTAGACATTAAGGAAGCATATCAGTATAACGAGGCATTTGCAAAATACAGTGGTTAA
- a CDS encoding c-type cytochrome — MQKWIMSGLFIVACGLAVVLMFSLPGKEEVAQENKPQMPEVTLSAEQAETIVANNCISCHGDQLQGNVGPNLQKIGAELSAEQLYGIITKGNGNMPSFKDKLKEEEIANVALWLAEKK, encoded by the coding sequence ATGCAAAAGTGGATCATGAGCGGATTATTCATCGTCGCGTGCGGATTGGCCGTTGTATTAATGTTCTCCTTACCAGGCAAAGAAGAAGTTGCACAAGAAAATAAACCTCAAATGCCGGAAGTTACGTTAAGTGCAGAACAAGCAGAAACCATTGTCGCGAACAATTGCATCAGTTGTCATGGTGATCAACTACAAGGAAATGTTGGACCAAATCTACAGAAGATTGGCGCTGAGCTCTCTGCCGAGCAACTCTACGGAATTATTACTAAAGGTAATGGCAATATGCCTTCGTTCAAAGATAAACTGAAAGAAGAAGAAATTGCCAACGTCGCTTTATGGCTTGCGGAGAAAAAATAA
- a CDS encoding GNAT family N-acetyltransferase: protein MDKPNPQFKIVPMEDNHGASISTWRYDSPYDVYSWLPWEQMKALDVEFGNPVIRAEQYVSLVDENGVLSGFAQYFPLTDVTRLGIGMRPDLCGHGMGKSFVLTIVEEALRRKPKHVIDLEVLTWNTRAIRAYQKAGFTITDLYEKMTPGGVSKPFYCMVYKGIEPNSQ, encoded by the coding sequence ATGGATAAACCCAATCCCCAGTTCAAGATAGTCCCTATGGAAGATAATCACGGAGCATCAATCAGCACGTGGCGCTACGACTCTCCTTACGATGTCTACAGTTGGCTCCCTTGGGAACAAATGAAGGCGCTCGATGTAGAGTTCGGTAACCCCGTTATACGGGCCGAGCAGTACGTTTCTCTAGTGGACGAGAATGGTGTTCTCTCTGGATTTGCTCAATACTTCCCACTTACCGATGTGACAAGACTTGGGATTGGGATGAGACCTGATCTATGCGGTCATGGAATGGGTAAGTCATTTGTATTGACTATTGTAGAGGAAGCCCTGCGTCGAAAACCAAAACATGTGATAGATTTGGAGGTATTGACCTGGAATACCCGGGCAATCCGAGCTTACCAAAAGGCTGGCTTTACAATTACTGATCTATACGAAAAAATGACGCCTGGAGGAGTATCCAAACCATTTTATTGTATGGTTTATAAAGGGATCGAACCAAACTCTCAATAA
- a CDS encoding C40 family peptidase — MRKTLTAAVTSLAILFTMGVGAGSASADTSDKSTLVSVVSSVYGTPYKFGGITTSGFDCSGFTQYVFKKMGVSLARTSAAQYKQGTPVSKSQLREGDLVFFNTLGNGVSHVGIYIGDGKFAHSSSSKGIRTDSLSNSYYKQRYLGAKRILSQYSYSVFAAES; from the coding sequence TTGAGAAAGACATTGACAGCAGCGGTAACGAGCTTAGCCATTTTGTTCACAATGGGAGTAGGAGCTGGTAGTGCTTCCGCTGACACCTCAGACAAAAGCACATTAGTATCTGTCGTCAGCTCGGTGTACGGTACACCCTATAAGTTTGGTGGAATTACTACAAGTGGATTTGATTGTTCTGGGTTCACACAATACGTCTTCAAGAAAATGGGCGTAAGTCTTGCTCGTACATCTGCGGCTCAATACAAGCAAGGGACGCCAGTATCTAAGAGTCAATTAAGAGAAGGAGATCTCGTTTTCTTCAACACGTTAGGAAATGGAGTATCTCATGTCGGTATTTACATTGGTGATGGAAAGTTTGCACACTCCTCTTCATCGAAAGGAATCCGCACTGACAGTCTAAGTAACAGCTACTATAAACAACGGTACCTTGGCGCTAAACGAATTTTGAGCCAATACAGCTACTCGGTCTTTGCGGCTGAATCCTGA
- a CDS encoding C40 family peptidase encodes MKKKLTAVAVGCALLFTLGTGSAFADSKLDSAVDKALGSKYASGGTTTSGFDCSGFTMFVFGKLGIELPHQSGSQYKMGTAVSKDELIPGDLVFFNTNGKGVSHVGVMVSDGKFAHASSSKGVVISKLSDDYYVKRYVGAKRILSTDKFEQVTSDTEDHDDVE; translated from the coding sequence TTGAAGAAAAAGTTAACTGCAGTAGCCGTAGGTTGTGCCTTATTATTTACACTGGGAACTGGTAGCGCTTTCGCAGATTCTAAGCTAGACAGCGCCGTCGATAAAGCTCTTGGTAGCAAGTATGCATCCGGTGGAACCACAACTTCTGGATTTGACTGCTCTGGATTCACGATGTTTGTATTTGGCAAGCTCGGTATCGAGCTACCACATCAATCGGGATCCCAATATAAGATGGGAACTGCAGTATCCAAGGATGAATTGATTCCAGGAGATTTGGTATTCTTTAATACCAATGGCAAAGGCGTTTCACACGTCGGCGTTATGGTTAGCGACGGGAAATTTGCTCATGCTTCTTCTTCTAAGGGAGTAGTTATCAGCAAACTTAGCGATGATTATTATGTTAAACGCTATGTCGGGGCTAAACGTATTCTTAGTACAGATAAGTTCGAACAAGTTACTTCGGATACTGAAGATCACGATGATGTAGAGTAA